From a single Couchioplanes caeruleus genomic region:
- a CDS encoding homogentisate 1,2-dioxygenase: MPYYRSVGEIPRKRHTQFRRPDGGLYAEELMGQEGFSSDSSLLYHRYAPTAITSAEVYEPPAARQSPNLPLKPRHLRTHKLDTGPADAVLGRHPLLANGDVRIGYVVADRPSPLYRDAVGDECLYVEEGTATIETTFGALTVGTGDYVIIPTSVVHRIVPDGPVRLLTIEATGHIGPPKRYLSVRGQFLEHSPYCERDVRGPGEPLQAEGENVEVYVKHRAGWTRHVYAHHPFDVVGWDGCLYPWAFSIHDFEPITGRVHQPPPVHQTFEGPNFVVCSFVPRKVDYHPLAIPVPYNHHNVDSDEMMFYTGGNYEARRGSGIEQGSISLHPSGFTHGPQPGAVERAIGAEHFDELAVMVDTFRPLDLCDAALAVEDTAYAWTWNR; this comes from the coding sequence ATGCCGTACTACCGCAGCGTCGGGGAGATCCCCCGTAAGCGGCACACCCAGTTCCGCCGGCCGGACGGCGGGCTCTATGCCGAAGAACTCATGGGCCAGGAGGGCTTCTCCTCCGACTCGTCCCTGCTCTACCACCGGTACGCCCCCACGGCCATCACCTCGGCCGAGGTGTACGAGCCACCGGCGGCCCGGCAGTCGCCCAACCTGCCGCTGAAGCCGCGGCACCTGCGTACGCACAAGCTCGACACGGGCCCCGCCGACGCGGTCCTGGGCCGCCATCCGCTGCTCGCCAACGGCGACGTCCGGATCGGCTACGTGGTCGCGGACCGGCCGTCCCCGCTCTACCGCGACGCCGTCGGCGACGAGTGCCTGTACGTCGAGGAGGGCACGGCGACGATCGAGACCACGTTCGGCGCGCTGACCGTGGGCACCGGCGACTACGTGATCATTCCGACGTCGGTGGTGCACCGGATCGTGCCCGACGGCCCGGTACGGCTGCTGACCATCGAGGCGACCGGGCACATCGGCCCGCCGAAGCGCTACCTGTCCGTACGCGGGCAGTTCCTGGAGCACTCGCCGTACTGCGAGCGCGACGTCCGCGGCCCGGGCGAACCCCTGCAGGCCGAGGGCGAGAACGTCGAGGTGTACGTCAAGCACCGCGCGGGCTGGACCCGGCACGTGTACGCCCACCACCCGTTCGACGTGGTCGGCTGGGACGGCTGCCTCTACCCGTGGGCGTTCTCGATCCACGACTTCGAGCCGATCACCGGCCGCGTGCACCAGCCGCCGCCGGTGCACCAGACGTTCGAGGGCCCGAACTTCGTGGTGTGCTCGTTCGTGCCGCGCAAGGTCGACTACCACCCGCTGGCGATCCCGGTGCCGTACAACCACCACAACGTCGACTCGGACGAGATGATGTTCTACACCGGCGGCAACTACGAGGCGCGCCGCGGCTCCGGCATCGAGCAGGGCTCGATCTCGCTGCACCCGTCCGGCTTCACCCACGGGCCGCAGCCGGGCGCGGTGGAACGGGCGATCGGCGCGGAGCACTTCGACGAGCTCGCCGTCATGGTGGACACGTTCCGGCCGCTCGACCTCTGCGACGCGGCCCTGGCCGTCGAGGACACCGCGTACGCCTGGACCTGGAACAGGTAG
- a CDS encoding PQQ-binding-like beta-propeller repeat protein — MTRNLLRALAALVVLAAAGLIGWRVLGPAEVLEPATGAYPVAAALPPGATGKVTQAPLIVDDRIRVYAGERLVKADGPVDEKMTTTPLWSYRRWPARLSGVVAVGSTVVSRWADGELVALDGRTGTVAWRAHGPAGEPFTDRTGATAVWTPPGLYVVGPAVLVGDSGKVLAFSAADGSPRWTITLPRGCVTPFVTGGGQFVCGAGAWDVTSGEAVRSWPVGPSAPVGCDVARSRCAGLRDAAGQGWLTGGPGPVRTPALDAPGATAGGTLVLTASGGAVTASGSATWRWTGAAQVLGVRGTKVVLLTPDRRIVVLDARTGTQTAAFPMYVKRERSEPWQPHLWQLTDSYVVVERLQGDDYYLPDPSVIAAI, encoded by the coding sequence GTGACCCGGAACCTGCTGCGCGCGCTCGCCGCCCTCGTCGTGCTGGCCGCCGCGGGGCTGATCGGCTGGCGCGTGCTCGGCCCGGCCGAGGTGCTCGAGCCGGCGACCGGCGCGTACCCGGTCGCGGCCGCCCTGCCGCCGGGCGCCACCGGCAAGGTCACACAGGCCCCGCTGATCGTCGACGACCGCATCCGGGTGTACGCCGGCGAACGCCTCGTGAAGGCCGACGGGCCGGTCGACGAGAAGATGACGACCACCCCGCTGTGGTCGTACCGGCGCTGGCCCGCCCGGCTCAGCGGGGTCGTGGCGGTCGGCAGCACGGTGGTGAGCCGGTGGGCCGACGGGGAGCTGGTCGCGCTGGACGGGCGTACCGGAACCGTCGCCTGGCGTGCCCACGGCCCGGCCGGCGAACCCTTCACCGACCGCACCGGGGCGACCGCCGTCTGGACCCCGCCCGGCCTGTACGTCGTCGGCCCGGCCGTCCTCGTCGGCGACAGCGGCAAGGTGCTCGCCTTCTCCGCCGCCGACGGTTCGCCGCGCTGGACGATCACCCTCCCGCGGGGCTGCGTCACGCCGTTCGTCACCGGCGGCGGCCAGTTCGTCTGCGGCGCGGGCGCCTGGGACGTCACCTCCGGCGAGGCGGTCCGCAGCTGGCCGGTGGGCCCGTCGGCCCCGGTGGGCTGCGACGTCGCCCGGTCCCGGTGCGCCGGCCTGCGCGACGCGGCCGGACAGGGCTGGCTCACCGGCGGGCCCGGACCCGTGCGTACGCCGGCCCTGGACGCGCCCGGGGCGACCGCGGGCGGCACCCTCGTGCTGACCGCGTCCGGCGGTGCGGTGACCGCGTCGGGGTCGGCGACCTGGCGCTGGACGGGCGCGGCTCAGGTGCTGGGCGTACGCGGCACCAAGGTCGTCCTGCTGACCCCCGACCGGCGGATCGTGGTGCTGGACGCGCGCACCGGCACACAGACCGCCGCCTTCCCCATGTACGTCAAGAGGGAGCGCTCCGAGCCGTGGCAGCCGCACCTGTGGCAGCTGACGGACTCGTACGTGGTCGTCGAACGGCTGCAGGGTGACGACTATTACCTCCCGGACCCCTCCGTCATCGCGGCGATCTAG
- a CDS encoding endonuclease/exonuclease/phosphatase family protein yields MRRRGFGVVAAAVLVAAVLAGHRLIPDVGGSPGSIVETFLPWLGLSVPVLAALGWWRRPRVALPAVLLPLIAWLGLFGPVLLPDNAGQGLVAVQHNVSDENRDPAGTVRELLRVSPDLVALSEVLPEALPAYDAAFGTAYPHRVVHGTVALWSRYPVAEEGALDIRPRAFGPDWNRGLRAVVRTPYGDVAVYVAHLPSVRMGVKGFAATPRDESAARLGEALGAEPLGRVLLLGDLNGTVDDRGLKPVTARLSTAPAFAFSWPARAPVARIDQILGRGLTVTSLWSLPRTGSDHLPIAARITF; encoded by the coding sequence GTGCGCCGGCGAGGGTTCGGAGTGGTGGCCGCGGCAGTCCTGGTCGCCGCTGTGCTGGCCGGGCACCGGCTGATCCCCGACGTGGGCGGCAGCCCGGGCAGCATCGTGGAGACGTTCCTACCATGGCTCGGGCTCAGCGTTCCGGTGCTCGCGGCGCTGGGCTGGTGGCGGCGGCCCCGGGTGGCGTTGCCCGCGGTCCTGCTGCCGCTGATCGCGTGGCTGGGGCTGTTCGGGCCGGTGCTGCTGCCCGACAACGCGGGGCAGGGTCTGGTCGCGGTGCAGCACAACGTCAGCGACGAGAACCGCGACCCGGCCGGGACGGTACGGGAGCTGCTGCGCGTGTCACCCGACCTGGTGGCGCTCAGCGAGGTGCTGCCCGAGGCACTGCCGGCGTACGACGCGGCGTTCGGGACGGCGTACCCGCATCGCGTGGTGCACGGGACCGTCGCGCTGTGGTCGCGTTACCCGGTCGCCGAGGAGGGCGCGCTCGACATCCGGCCGCGGGCGTTCGGGCCGGACTGGAATCGTGGCCTGCGCGCGGTCGTCCGCACCCCGTACGGCGACGTCGCGGTGTACGTCGCGCACCTGCCGTCCGTACGCATGGGCGTCAAGGGTTTCGCGGCGACGCCCCGGGACGAGAGCGCAGCCCGGCTCGGCGAGGCGCTGGGCGCCGAGCCGCTCGGCCGGGTGCTGCTGCTGGGCGACCTGAACGGCACGGTCGACGACCGCGGCCTGAAGCCGGTGACCGCGCGCTTGAGCACGGCCCCGGCGTTCGCGTTCAGCTGGCCCGCGCGGGCGCCGGTGGCCCGGATCGATCAGATCCTGGGCCGCGGGCTGACCGTGACGTCGCTGTGGTCGCTGCCGCGCACGGGCAGCGACCACCTTCCGATCGCGGCGCGGATCACCTTCTAG
- a CDS encoding chitosanase has translation MNRKRTLSYALGGVLIPAAAVAYGLLPASAATAGPIKGLGGKCVDVAAANSANGTAIQLYDCNGTNAQTWTVGNADNSIKALGKCLDVTAAGTADGTKIQLYDCNGTGAQKWTAGSGGTLVNTGSGKCLDVTGQSSANGTRLQIWTCGSAANQKWTLPGGTSTPTTPPTTPPQNSGAGLDNPAKKDVAMQIVSAAENSSLDWRAQFSYIEDIGDGRGYTAGIIGFCSGTGDMLELVEAYTATKPGNVLAKYLPALRTVNGTDSHAGLDPNFPRDWRTAAADPVFQAAQEAERDRVYFNPSVRDGKNDGVRALGQFAYYDAAVMHGYEGMRSIRSRALQKAKPPAQGGNETTWLNAFLDERVVEMKKEEAHSDTSRVDTAQRVFLRNGNFDLNTPLDFAVYGEQFHIN, from the coding sequence ATGAACCGCAAGAGAACGCTGTCCTATGCCCTCGGCGGCGTGTTGATCCCCGCAGCGGCCGTCGCGTACGGCCTGCTCCCCGCCAGCGCCGCGACCGCCGGCCCGATCAAGGGCCTCGGCGGCAAGTGCGTCGACGTCGCCGCCGCCAACTCCGCCAACGGCACCGCGATCCAGCTGTACGACTGCAACGGCACGAACGCGCAGACCTGGACGGTCGGCAACGCGGACAACTCGATCAAGGCGCTGGGCAAGTGCCTCGACGTCACCGCCGCCGGCACGGCCGACGGCACGAAGATCCAGCTGTACGACTGCAACGGCACCGGCGCCCAGAAGTGGACCGCCGGCTCCGGCGGCACCCTGGTCAACACCGGTTCCGGCAAGTGCCTCGACGTCACCGGCCAGAGCTCCGCCAACGGCACCCGGCTGCAGATCTGGACGTGCGGCAGCGCCGCCAATCAGAAGTGGACACTGCCGGGCGGCACCAGCACCCCGACGACCCCGCCGACCACCCCGCCGCAGAACAGCGGCGCCGGCCTCGACAACCCGGCGAAGAAGGACGTGGCGATGCAGATCGTCTCGGCCGCCGAGAACTCCTCGCTCGACTGGCGGGCGCAGTTCAGCTACATCGAGGACATCGGCGACGGCCGGGGCTACACCGCGGGCATCATCGGCTTCTGCTCCGGTACGGGCGACATGCTCGAGCTCGTCGAGGCGTACACCGCCACGAAGCCGGGCAACGTGCTGGCCAAGTACCTGCCGGCGCTGCGTACGGTCAACGGCACGGACTCGCACGCCGGGCTGGACCCGAACTTCCCGCGCGACTGGCGGACCGCCGCGGCCGACCCGGTGTTCCAGGCGGCCCAGGAGGCGGAACGCGACCGCGTCTACTTCAACCCGTCGGTACGCGACGGCAAGAACGACGGCGTCCGCGCGCTCGGCCAGTTCGCCTACTACGACGCCGCGGTCATGCACGGCTACGAGGGCATGCGCTCGATCCGCAGCCGCGCCCTGCAGAAGGCCAAGCCGCCGGCGCAGGGCGGCAACGAGACCACGTGGCTCAACGCGTTCCTGGACGAGCGGGTCGTGGAGATGAAGAAGGAGGAGGCCCACTCGGACACCAGCCGGGTGGACACCGCCCAGCGGGTCTTCCTCCGCAACGGCAACTTCGACCTGAACACCCCGCTCGACTTCGCCGTCTACGGCGAGCAGTTCCACATCAACTGA
- the fahA gene encoding fumarylacetoacetase, which translates to MTLFGLENLPYGVFSTPGDDVRRIGVRLGDAVLDLSRAEADDLILAGGALRQPSLNVLMSLGRPQWAAIRARIVELAPTLPAIPLSDVELHLPFDVADYTDFYSSEHHAANVSRILRPGSPPLRDNWKQLPIGYHGRSATVVVSGTPIERPAGQLGAGVFGPSRRLDVEAEVGFVVGVPGRRIATADFAEHVFGVVLVNDWSARDIQAFEYQPLGPFLAKSFATSVSPWVVPLSAFAQVPAPAQDPVPQDYLLPPGPAFDVRLRVEWNGTQVSTPPFAQMYWTAAQQLAHLTVNGAMVRTGDLYASGTVSGPAREEAGSFLELTWNGDRPVTLADGSTRGFLLDGDTVTISATAAGADGGTIGLGEVSGTVCP; encoded by the coding sequence GTGACCCTTTTCGGCCTGGAGAACCTGCCGTACGGCGTCTTCTCCACCCCCGGCGACGACGTGCGCAGGATCGGCGTACGGCTCGGCGACGCGGTCCTGGACCTGTCCCGGGCGGAGGCGGACGACCTGATCCTCGCGGGCGGTGCGCTGCGACAGCCGTCCCTGAACGTGCTGATGTCCCTCGGCCGGCCGCAGTGGGCCGCCATCCGTGCGCGGATCGTGGAGCTGGCGCCGACGCTGCCCGCGATCCCGCTGAGCGACGTCGAGCTGCACCTGCCGTTCGACGTGGCCGACTACACGGACTTCTACTCCTCCGAGCACCACGCCGCGAACGTGAGCCGGATCCTGCGCCCGGGCAGCCCGCCGCTGCGGGACAACTGGAAGCAGCTTCCGATCGGCTACCACGGCCGGTCCGCGACGGTCGTGGTCTCCGGGACGCCCATCGAGCGCCCCGCCGGCCAGCTCGGTGCCGGCGTCTTCGGCCCCTCCCGGCGGCTCGACGTCGAGGCCGAGGTCGGGTTCGTGGTCGGCGTGCCGGGCCGGCGCATCGCCACCGCGGACTTCGCCGAGCACGTCTTCGGCGTGGTGCTCGTCAACGACTGGTCCGCCCGGGACATCCAGGCGTTCGAGTACCAGCCGCTCGGCCCGTTCCTGGCCAAGTCCTTCGCCACCTCGGTGTCGCCCTGGGTGGTGCCGCTGTCCGCGTTCGCCCAGGTGCCGGCGCCGGCGCAGGATCCCGTGCCGCAGGACTATCTGCTGCCGCCGGGACCGGCCTTCGACGTCCGGCTGCGGGTCGAATGGAACGGTACGCAGGTCAGCACCCCGCCTTTCGCGCAGATGTACTGGACGGCGGCGCAGCAGCTCGCCCACCTGACGGTCAACGGGGCGATGGTGCGTACCGGCGACCTGTACGCGTCCGGGACCGTCTCCGGGCCCGCCCGCGAGGAGGCCGGCTCGTTCCTCGAGCTCACCTGGAACGGGGACCGGCCCGTCACGCTCGCCGACGGATCGACGCGGGGGTTCCTGCTCGACGGCGACACCGTGACGATCAGCGCGACCGCCGCCGGTGCAGATGGCGGCACTATCGGGCTCGGCGAGGTGTCCGGAACCGTCTGTCCCTGA
- a CDS encoding SRPBCC family protein produces MSTVAVTRLVEAPVVEVWRVFTDLARRCEWLSTVTRVELLTPGPFDAGTVWRETRTMADGGEITEEFRVRECAVPERFVVVSPGIGADYRMTYTFVPVIEGRHRGGTMVTVVQDGTPTAPAGRFLALVFGGLAARTVEGALRRDLDDLAAAA; encoded by the coding sequence ATGTCCACGGTCGCGGTCACCCGGCTGGTCGAGGCGCCGGTCGTCGAGGTGTGGCGGGTCTTCACCGACCTGGCCCGCCGCTGCGAGTGGCTGTCCACGGTCACCCGCGTCGAGCTGCTCACCCCCGGGCCGTTCGACGCCGGCACGGTGTGGCGGGAGACCCGGACGATGGCCGACGGCGGCGAGATCACCGAGGAGTTCCGGGTCCGCGAGTGCGCCGTGCCGGAGCGGTTCGTGGTCGTGTCGCCGGGCATCGGCGCGGACTACCGGATGACGTACACGTTCGTGCCGGTCATCGAGGGGCGGCACCGCGGCGGCACGATGGTCACCGTCGTGCAGGACGGCACCCCGACCGCCCCCGCCGGCCGGTTCCTGGCGCTGGTGTTCGGCGGGCTGGCCGCCCGTACGGTCGAGGGGGCGCTCCGCCGCGACCTCGACGACCTGGCCGCCGCCGCCTGA
- a CDS encoding ROK family transcriptional regulator — translation MTRLAGSSKLLRAMNASAALGHLLEAGGLTRADLRKLTQLSTPTISEVLRRLTEAGLVTVVGYHSGRPGPNAEIYAANPDAAYAAAVSVRDIGASGAPSVVAALCDLTGAERARIERRVDFLRTDPKTALVKVVADLREEAGVAAAGIHHVQLGVAGSYDSRAQTIRHVDVPGFARPGLVPEIAAALGTRVGVDNDVNLAAVAERRHGVGTDADGFALIWLGQEGLGLAIDIGGTLLRGARGGAGEIGYMPLYAPDSTHRKVDLQDLVGGAAVLALGRDHGVPGRTPLEVVQAAAADPEAGEFFTELADRVAVGLAAVIAVLDPSLVVLAGPVAQAGGKTLLTAVTTAVRRAAPLESTIAVTTIDDDAVLLGALDAGLTAVREALIASIRDDQA, via the coding sequence GTGACACGCCTGGCGGGTTCGTCCAAACTGCTGCGCGCCATGAACGCGAGCGCGGCCCTCGGCCATCTGCTCGAGGCGGGCGGTCTGACCCGGGCCGACCTGCGCAAGCTGACCCAGCTCTCCACCCCGACCATCTCCGAGGTGCTGCGCCGGCTCACCGAGGCCGGCCTGGTGACCGTCGTCGGCTACCACAGCGGCAGGCCGGGACCCAACGCGGAGATCTACGCGGCGAACCCGGACGCAGCGTACGCCGCCGCGGTGTCCGTCCGCGACATCGGCGCCAGCGGGGCGCCCTCGGTCGTCGCCGCGCTCTGCGACCTGACCGGCGCCGAGCGGGCCCGCATCGAGCGCCGGGTCGACTTCCTGCGTACCGACCCCAAGACCGCGCTGGTCAAGGTGGTCGCCGACCTGCGCGAGGAAGCCGGTGTGGCGGCCGCGGGCATCCACCACGTCCAGCTCGGCGTCGCCGGCTCGTACGACTCCCGCGCCCAGACCATCCGCCACGTCGACGTGCCCGGCTTCGCCCGCCCCGGCCTGGTGCCGGAGATAGCCGCGGCGCTCGGCACCCGCGTCGGCGTCGACAACGACGTCAACCTCGCCGCGGTCGCCGAGCGTCGCCACGGCGTGGGCACCGACGCCGACGGCTTCGCGCTGATCTGGCTCGGCCAGGAGGGACTCGGTCTCGCCATCGACATCGGCGGCACGCTGCTGCGCGGTGCCCGCGGCGGCGCCGGCGAGATCGGCTACATGCCGCTGTACGCCCCCGACTCCACCCACCGCAAGGTCGACCTGCAGGACCTCGTCGGCGGCGCCGCGGTCCTCGCGCTCGGCCGGGACCACGGCGTGCCGGGGCGTACCCCGCTGGAGGTGGTCCAGGCCGCCGCGGCCGACCCGGAAGCCGGCGAGTTCTTCACCGAGCTCGCCGACCGGGTCGCGGTCGGGCTCGCCGCCGTCATCGCCGTGCTCGACCCCTCGCTCGTCGTCCTGGCCGGACCGGTCGCGCAGGCCGGCGGGAAGACCCTGCTCACGGCGGTCACCACGGCCGTACGCCGCGCCGCGCCGCTCGAGAGCACCATCGCCGTCACCACGATCGACGACGACGCCGTGCTGCTCGGCGCCCTCGACGCCGGGCTCACCGCCGTCCGCGAGGCGCTGATCGCCTCGATCCGCGACGACCAGGCCTGA